One Punica granatum isolate Tunisia-2019 chromosome 3, ASM765513v2, whole genome shotgun sequence genomic window carries:
- the LOC116201664 gene encoding uncharacterized protein LOC116201664, whose product MATSRTYPARPGYRFLPADQIAPAAPNDPAFELDESDIYDSPAVIRRAAAAAAAVASAPGSRISKKAAGARRADSEGRPSGPSSLPVDVPDWSKILREEYRESKRRDILDDDSEGGDNDANGGEGMRVPPHELVARTRMASFSVHEGRGRTLKGRDLSRVRNAIWEKTGFED is encoded by the coding sequence ATGGCCACCAGCAGGACCTACCCGGCCCGCCCCGGTTACCGCTTCCTCCCCGCCGACCAGATCGCCCCGGCGGCCCCAAACGACCCTGCCTTCGAGCTCGACGAGTCCGACATCTACGACTCGCCGGCGGTGATCCGCCGCgccgctgctgctgctgctgctgttgcttCCGCCCCAGGGTCCCGGATCTCGAAGAAGGCTGCGGGGGCCAGGCGGGCGGACTCCGAGGGCCGGCCAAGTGGACCGTCGTCGCTCCCGGTCGACGTCCCGGACTGGTCGAAGATCCTGCGGGAGGAGTACAGGGAGAGCAAGAGGAGAGACATCCTGGATGACGACTCCGAAGGCGGGGACAACGATGCGAACGGCGGCGAGGGGATGCGGGTGCCGCCGCACGAGCTGGTGGCGAGGACGAGGATGGCGTCGTTCTCGGTGCACGAAGGGAGGGGGAGGACTTTGAAAGGGAGGGATCTTAGTAGGGTCAGAAATGCAATATGGGAGAAAACAGGGTTCGAAGATTAA